From the Helicobacter mustelae genome, the window TGTGATTTCAAAGCTGAGTTTTTGCTCCACTCTGCCGATGATGTAGCCTTTTTGGATCTTGAGCCCCACCTTAATGGTGGGGGCGATTTTGTCTAGCTGAGAGTAGATGGTGTGCATTCCCTCTTTGTTTTCAATGATCACGACTTTTTTTAAGATCGGCACCTCTTTGGCATATACCACCTTGCCATCAAAAATGCTGCGTACCACGGCATTTGGGGTTTTGGAGACGAGGATCACGGCTTCATTGAAGACTTTGAGTTTGTAGACGGGATCAAAATACGTGCCAAATTTTTGCTCCACGGTGAAATTTTCCAATGGCGCGATGGTTTTCTTGCCCTTGTATTTGGCAGTGGAGAGCATTTTATAGGAATTTGCGACCTGCTTGACTTCTAGTGGCGCATCAATAATGCTGTCTTTTTTTTGAGATTTTTTTATACTCACTTCTTTTTCTTGCTGCTTGCGTTTTTCTTCGAGTTCTCTTTGAGTGTTTTGCTTCAAGATATTGAGATTACTCAAAATCAAATCCAGACTTTTGCGCTCATTATTAATTTGCTCGAGCTTTTTGTTGTAGGTGCTTAGGTCTTGGTGTAGGGTCTTTTCTAGTGCCTTTTGTTCGCTTAGGATTTTTTGCAAGGACTTTTTTTTGCTCATTTGGAGGTTGATGCTGGCATTGAGGGCCTGTATGCCCTCTGTGGTTTCTTGTATTTTTTGATTAATGAGGTTTTCTTGATCGGTGAGCAGGAGGATCTTTTCTTGGGATTGTTTGCCAAGAGATTTGAACATCTCTTGCAGGATGATGTCATCAGGGGAAGTGGGATTTTTTTCATTGAGAAGGATCAAAAAAGATGCATCATTAATGAGGATCTTTACAATCTT encodes:
- a CDS encoding murein hydrolase activator EnvC family protein; translated protein: MKKIFWVLGVFGAIYALDLQQINKDINLNQQKIQKKENEKNQITNLLQKLGNEINNNRRKIRDYHLQILRLQENINSNQGKNLNEEKILEQYKNLLKQLQDQKQEIRQKIVKILINDASFLILLNEKNPTSPDDIILQEMFKSLGKQSQEKILLLTDQENLINQKIQETTEGIQALNASINLQMSKKKSLQKILSEQKALEKTLHQDLSTYNKKLEQINNERKSLDLILSNLNILKQNTQRELEEKRKQQEKEVSIKKSQKKDSIIDAPLEVKQVANSYKMLSTAKYKGKKTIAPLENFTVEQKFGTYFDPVYKLKVFNEAVILVSKTPNAVVRSIFDGKVVYAKEVPILKKVVIIENKEGMHTIYSQLDKIAPTIKVGLKIQKGYIIGRVEQKLSFEITQKDKHIDPLEVISQKNQQ